TTCCACGTCCCGTTGAGCGCAGAGCCCAAGAACTTCCAGCTCCTTCCGTGCAAGATCGATTAATTCCGCATCTGGTTTATTCCACAAACCGTCGCCCTCAAAGCAAAAATACTCAAGACCAAGACAGGTCTTCTCCGGATCCGGAACCATTTCGGGGCTCCAGTTCTTGAAGTTTTGAATCCGTCCGACCTTCACCTGTGGATCATGAATGTAAATCCAGTTGTCCGGAAACAGTTCCTTCTTGTTCACTATAAGAGCGACGGTAACAAAATCACGGTAATTCAATGCGGATGCCGCCTGCCGCACCTCTTCAGGCGCTTCGGGAGAGAGTTTGTGGATTAGCTCCCGTATCGGCATTGTGCTGATGAAATGTGTTCCGGAAATGATTTCCTGATTCCCATCGCTTCGCACTTCAACGGCCTGAATTCCATTTTCATCCCAAATCAGTTTCTCCACGTCCGAATTCAGCCTGATCGCGCCACCCTTTTGAGTTACGATACCGGCAACCCTTTGCCACATCATGCCAGGGCCGAATCTGGGATAGTGAAAAGCGTCAATAAGTGATTTGATTACGTCCCCTTTTTTCTGGTTTTGTTGCTTCAGGAGCGTGTTTTTCAAGACAGTTATCAAAGATAGTCCTTTGATTCTCTGAGCAGCCCATTCCGCGCGTATTTCGCTGCAAGGGATTCCCCAAACCTTTTCCGTATAAGTCTGGAAAAAAATTCGATAGAGTCTTTTCCCAAAACGATTGGATACCCATTGTTCGAAAGTATCATTCTTTGGATCAGGAAAAAGGCGAGCCCAGATGTAACTTGTGACAATCAAGAAACTATTGAAAAAACCGAGGCCTAGAAGCGCATTCCACGCACGAAGGGGGTAATAGAAAAATTTGTGATTGTAGTAGATCCGTGAGAGGCGTCCGCGATGGAGAAAATCGCTTTGGAGAACGTCATGCCACATTTTCTCCACAGCGCGAACTTTGGTGAAAAACCGGTGCCCGCCGATATCGAAATGATAACCTTTATAGCTGACGGTGCGCGCCAAACCGCCAACGAGTGGATCCTTTTCCAAAACGATCGATTCGATCCCGCGATGGCAAAGCTCATATGCAGCGGTCAGCCCGGCTGGCCCCCCGCCGATAATGACAACCCTCTTGGTGGCAGCTTCATCCATTGAAATTTATTACTATACTGTAAATTTCAACAAAAGAATAAAAGGGAATAAAAGTGGTGTCATAATGCTGATTTGCCTTTTCTCGCCCCTTATTAAGGGAGGAGATCAAGAGGGGGTTTGTATAATTTGGTAGTTCCCAACCTCCGTTTAATCCCCTCCTTCATAAGGAGGGGAAATCCGAACACACAAACTAAGATTAGCGGGAATAAAAATGAAGCAGATTGCACATCTTTGCATACTACTCATTCTCTTCATCGCGGTTAATCTGGCAGCTGAAGAGAATCAACAGGTTAAGGATACCGTTGAGAATTACTTTGAAGAACTTTTGAAATTGGATCCCTTTATGGCGACTTCCATTGGGGATAAGCGGTATAACGATCAATTTCCAAATTCCATTGGACCGGAGCATCGAAAGAAAATGGAAAATCTGGAAAAGGAATATCTCGCCAGAATCAAAACTCTCGACGCGTCTCAGTTAACGGGTCAGGACCTTTTGACGTACGAGATTTTCAAAAGGGATCGCGAAATACAAATCGAGGCTTATCGTTTTCCGAATCACCTGCTTCCAGTGGATCAATCGGGCAGTATTCCGAGTTTTTTTGCTCTGCAAGGGTCAGGCGAAGGTTCGCATCCGTTCAAGACGGTTAAAGACTACGAAGACTTTCTTCGTCGGATCGATGGTTTTGAAGTCTGGATGAATCAAGCCATCGTCAATATGAAAGAAGGCGCCGGTAAGGATTACGTTCAGCCGGCCGTCGTGATGGAGAAGGTCTTGCCGCAGCTGAAAGCACACGTTGTGCAAAATCCGGAAGAAAGCATTTTCTGGGGACCGATTCGGAATTTTCCGAAAAGTTTCAATCAGGAAGATCGCAAGCGTCTGACCACAGAATACCAGAATGCGATTCAAAACAAGATTGTTCCTGCATATCGCAAGTTGCATGACTATGTTCGTGACGATTACATGAAGAAAACACGTCCGACTGTCGGCCTCAATGCTTTGCCGGAAGGAGCCGCCTGGTATGCGTACAATGTGAAAAGTTATACAACAACCGATCTCACGCCGGAACAGATTCACCAGATAGGGTTGGCGGAAGTAAAACGAATCCACGATGAAATGCGCAAAGTCATGAAAGAGGTCGGTTTTGAAGAAGATCTAAAAGCTTTTTTCAAGATTGCGAATGAAGATCCCCGATTTTATTACACAAAACGTGAAGATCTTCTCAATGGCTATCGCCAGTTGAAAGAAAAAATTCGACCGCTTTTGCCAAAGCTCTTTGATGTGATGCCGAAAGCGGACTATGAAGTTCGCGCTGTGGAAGAATTCCGTGAGAAGTCTGCGTCCGGTGGCTCCTACGATAGTGCCTCCCCTGATGGCTCACGCCCCGGTGTTTTTTATGTGAATGCTTACGACCTTTCTGCCCGGCCGAAATGGGCAATGGAAGCGCTCTCTCTTCATGAAGCGGCACCAGGTCATCATTTTCAAATTGCAATCCAGCAAGAGCTGGACAATCTGCCGCGGTTCCGGCGTTTCGGGGGTTATGGCGCTTTCATAGAAGGCTGGGGACTCTACGCGGAATCACTCGGCAAGGAGCTTGGCGTTTACACGGATCCATACCAGTACTTCGGATCGCTAAACGCGGAATTGTGGCGCGCCATCCGCCTGGTGGTGGATACCGGTTTGCACGCGAAGGATTGGACTCGCGAGGATGTCCTGAACTATATGTACGAGAATTCTGCGGTGAAGGAAGCCCGCGCCGTCAGTGAAGCTGAGCGATACATCTCAAATGCAGGTCAGGCGCTTGGATACAAGATCGGACAAATGAAAATTCGGGAACTTCGCGAACGCGCCGAAAAAGCGCTGGGAAACAAATTCAGCGTGCGCGAATTTCATAGCCAGGTTCTGCTGGACGGCGCCTTGCCTCTGGACGTTTTGGAACGCAAAATCGATCGGTGGATTCAAAGCAAAAAATAGTTCGCGCGCGGACAGCAAAATCCCGTAACCGGACGGGAGGGATGTAGTGCGGGCGACTCGCCCGTCTACAATCCATTGGCACAGTCCTTGCCTTGCCTCAACACATGGAAATCTTGTTTCAAGATTTTCGGTATGCGTTGCGCGTTCTGCGCACAAACCCTGGTTTCACCATAGTTGCTATCCTGACCCTTGCTTTAGGAATCGGCTCGAATACCGCCATTTTTAGCGTCACCAACGGACTCTTTTTGCGCCCACTCCCTGTTCCCTCACCGGATCAGATGGTTCGAATCTACCCACTACAAACAGATGGTGGTTCTGAAATAGTTTCGTATCCGAATTACAGACAGCTTCGCTATCGCTTGCGGAGTCTGGAGCTTGCAGCACACCAACACACAGCGATCAGTTTTGGAACGGGAAAAGGTTCAACCACCCTGAATGCGGAGCTGGTCAGCGGAAACTATTTTCAAACGTTTCAAGTCCAGGCACTGGCCGGGAGGATTCTCTCTCCTGAAGATGATCAGGCAGGGGCTAGTCCGGTGGCTCTGATCAGCCATCGTTTGTGGAATAGTCATTTTCATCTGGATCCTGCGATTCTAGGTCAGAAAATTTATTTGAACAGACATCCATTCAGCGTCATTGGTGTTTTGCCAAAAAGTTTTCATGGTACCTATTTGACTGCCGATGCAGACGTGTGGACTTCCATCGCAATGCATGAACAAGTGAGGCCGCGTGGTATTCCACTGGAAAGTCCCGGGTGGGGATGGCTGAGCCTGACCGTGCGCTTGAAGGATGGAATCAATATCGAGAAGGCTCAATCTGAGCTCGATCAAGTCGCGCCGCAAATCCAAAAGGATTTGCCACGATACAACGATGGATTGGCTTTCCGTGTAATCAAAGCGAGCGCTCTTCCGGAAAGCCTGAGTGAAGAGCTACGTAAAGCTGTCGGGTTTCTCACGATCGTGACCGGATTGGTATTGCTCGTTGTATGTGCCAACCTTGCCGGCGCACTTCTGCCACGCGTAATTGCCCGAAGACGCGAAACAGCAATTCGAAAGTCGTTAGGCGCCAGTCAATCACGACTGGTTCGCCAGTGGCTCACCGAAAGCGTACTTCTTGCCATTTTTGGCGGTGTGGCGGGTGTATTCGCAGCCATCTGGTTCAAAGAAGCGTTTAAACTTCTGCTGCCCCCGGAATGGCAATTATTTATGCCTGTATTCTCGCTTGATGCACGTGTAATTTTGTTTGTATTCTTCATAAGCTTGCTCACAGGAATCCTGTGTGGATTAACCCCAGCACTTCAATTGCGCAGACCAGATATGAACGCTGCTCTGAAAGGCGAAACCGGCGGAGTCCCGCGTTACCGTCTCTTCGGAATGTTTGTTGCCTCACAAACATCAATCTCGCTGGTTCTTCTGATAGTCGCCGCGCTCTTGCTCAGAAGTCTTTTGACTTCCAACGCCTTCAATATTGGATTCGATGCAAAAAATGTTCTGGTCGCAACGGTGGACACGCAACGTCATTCCTTTACCGATGAGCAAGGCCGTGAATTTTTTGATCGACTTACAGCGAGGCTCAAGTCCTTGCCAATGGTCCGTTCCGTCACATTCGCAACGGTCACTCCACTGGGAGGCGCGCGCGAATCCCAGGGTTTTGAAATTCCCGGCAAACAGACGGCATCCGGAAAACGCATTTTTAGCATCGCTACCAACAGCATTGGCCCTGACTATTTTCAAACGATGGGAATCCCTTTACGAAAAGGACGGGACTTTACAGATCAGGAAATTCAAGGCAAGACTATGCCCGCAGCGATCATCAATGAAACCATGGCCAAAATGTTCTGGCCTCAACAGAATCCGGTTGGTAAAAACATTCGTTTGTCGGATGGACCGGAGCTGGAAATCGTTGGAATCGCAAACGACATTCAGTATTACTCGATTGGAGAAGATCCACAGCCTTACGTTTACACAACACCCGCCACTGTCTTCATCGGTCAGATGACGATACATATTCGAACCACGGGTGATCCAAGCAAGCTTGCTCAAACAATCATTCGGGAAATCGCTGCGGTGGATCAGAACGTCGCGCCTTACGATGTAATGCCATTCTTAACACTACGATGGCTTCAACTATTTCCGCTCCGTGCTCTTGCAACGGTTGCCGGATTCCTGGGAATGCTGGCGCTCATTCTTACCGCTATCGGAATCTATGGCGTCCTGTCTTACGCCGTAACGCAACGAACAAAAGAGATTGGCGTTCGAATTGCGCTGGGCGCTACACCCGGATCCATTTTGCAGCTCATCCTCAGTCAGGGAATGACATTTGTTCTCATCGGAGCTGCCGCAGGTTTAACTGGAGCTTTCTTCGTGACCCGATTCCTGTCTTTCCTTCTCTTTCAAATCAGCCCAACCGACTCAATAAGTTTTCTGATCGTAACGGCGCTGCTTGCGGTTATCGCAATACTCGCTTCGGTCATTCCCGCACGCAGAGCAATGAGAATCGAACCCACCATCACGCTCCGCTACGAATAAACAAAGTAGCGCGGACGTCCCGTCTGCCAATGTCGCAGGCGAGACGCCTGCGCTACTTTGCTGAATTAAGGTAGAATATTTTCTCTTAAAATCGCATCTAAAGGGGTAAGGACAACTATGAAGCAGGTTCTAGCGACTCATGATCTGGATTATGTCCGTTCGATTCTTCGTGAGTACTACGGGCGTCATCTAAAAAGTAAATCCGATCTATCTCAAAAAGCCTGCTGCATAGACGAAAGTCAAAAACGTTTCAAAGACATCCTCGAATTGATTCCCGAAGACGTAAAAGCGCGTCATTATGGATGTGGTTGTCCGGTTCCGGAAGATGATCTGACGGGATTGCGAGTCCTGGATTTAGGATCGGGAGCGGGTGTGGATGCTTTTATATTGTCTTATCTTGTCGGACCATCCGGATTTGTTTATGGCATCGACATGACGGATGAACAACTGGAGATTGCTAACGGCTATGCTCCGACCGTGATGAAACGCTTTGGTTACAGTGAAACGAACGTCCATTTTGAGAAAGACTTTATCGAAGTTGCAGGATCGATTCCGGATCAATCTATCGACATTGTTATTTCTGATTGTGTAATCAATTTGTCTCCGCGAAAGGATCTTGTTTTCAAGACGATTTTTCGTGTGTTGAAGGATGGCGGAGAATTTTATGTTTCAGACATTGCTTCCGACCGCCGAGTGCCTGATTCGATTCGAAATAATCCAGAAATGCTCGCTGAATGTCTTGGTGGCGCTGAATATGAGCACGATTGGTTCGACGTTATGAAGGATTGTGGTTTTCAAGATCCGCGGACTGTAAGCCGGATGGAAGTTCAAAGAGATGTTCTTGGTGAGCCAATTGTATTCTACTCCATGACCGTTCGCGGTTTCCGTTTTGTAGATCCGCTCGATCGGCGTTGTGAAGACTACGGCCAGATCGCCACATACAAAGGAAACATTCCCGGTCTTCGCGCGCGATTCGCGCTGGATAACCATCACATATTTGAATCTCATCGACCTGTGCCCGTTTGCCGCAATACCGCGCGAATGTTGCAGGAATCCAGACTCGGCCGCTATTTTGACGTCACGCCCTCCATCAGGCATTTTGGATTGTTTGACTGTGCCCCAACAACGAATAGTACAGATACCAAATCACCTTGTTGCTAGATGAATCTTCTCCTTTCGCTCGCAGCCCTGTTTGTTTCTTATGCCAACGGCACAAACGATAACTTCAAAGGGGTCGCAACTCTTTATGGCGGCAAAGTTTTCAGTTACAAAAAAGCATTAGTCTGGGCTTCTGTAACAACTTTTGTCGGATCGATTCTCAGCTTCATTCTGGCTACTAAGTTATTAGCAATATTTTCCGGAATAGGAATCGTGAGTCAGACAACTTTGCAGAATCCCGCATTCCTTGCCACTGTGGCTCTTGCTGCTGCCTGCACAGTTATGCTGGCAACCCTCCTTCGTTTTCCGATATCCACAACGCACAGCCTCCTGGGTGGATTGGTAGGAAGCGGCCTTGCAAGCGGAGGACTTACCTCATTCGCTGCATTAGGAAAGTTATTCTTTCTACCGCTTCTCATTGGGCCGGCTGCAGCCCTAATTTTTACAGCAGTCCTCTATGCGATTTTTCACAGGGTTCGCGAAATGGCAAAAGTTGAAAGCTCGTATTGCCTGTGCGTTGGAGAAACCCAGGAGGTTTT
Above is a window of bacterium DNA encoding:
- a CDS encoding DUF885 domain-containing protein: MKQIAHLCILLILFIAVNLAAEENQQVKDTVENYFEELLKLDPFMATSIGDKRYNDQFPNSIGPEHRKKMENLEKEYLARIKTLDASQLTGQDLLTYEIFKRDREIQIEAYRFPNHLLPVDQSGSIPSFFALQGSGEGSHPFKTVKDYEDFLRRIDGFEVWMNQAIVNMKEGAGKDYVQPAVVMEKVLPQLKAHVVQNPEESIFWGPIRNFPKSFNQEDRKRLTTEYQNAIQNKIVPAYRKLHDYVRDDYMKKTRPTVGLNALPEGAAWYAYNVKSYTTTDLTPEQIHQIGLAEVKRIHDEMRKVMKEVGFEEDLKAFFKIANEDPRFYYTKREDLLNGYRQLKEKIRPLLPKLFDVMPKADYEVRAVEEFREKSASGGSYDSASPDGSRPGVFYVNAYDLSARPKWAMEALSLHEAAPGHHFQIAIQQELDNLPRFRRFGGYGAFIEGWGLYAESLGKELGVYTDPYQYFGSLNAELWRAIRLVVDTGLHAKDWTREDVLNYMYENSAVKEARAVSEAERYISNAGQALGYKIGQMKIRELRERAEKALGNKFSVREFHSQVLLDGALPLDVLERKIDRWIQSKK
- a CDS encoding ABC transporter permease; its protein translation is MEILFQDFRYALRVLRTNPGFTIVAILTLALGIGSNTAIFSVTNGLFLRPLPVPSPDQMVRIYPLQTDGGSEIVSYPNYRQLRYRLRSLELAAHQHTAISFGTGKGSTTLNAELVSGNYFQTFQVQALAGRILSPEDDQAGASPVALISHRLWNSHFHLDPAILGQKIYLNRHPFSVIGVLPKSFHGTYLTADADVWTSIAMHEQVRPRGIPLESPGWGWLSLTVRLKDGINIEKAQSELDQVAPQIQKDLPRYNDGLAFRVIKASALPESLSEELRKAVGFLTIVTGLVLLVVCANLAGALLPRVIARRRETAIRKSLGASQSRLVRQWLTESVLLAIFGGVAGVFAAIWFKEAFKLLLPPEWQLFMPVFSLDARVILFVFFISLLTGILCGLTPALQLRRPDMNAALKGETGGVPRYRLFGMFVASQTSISLVLLIVAALLLRSLLTSNAFNIGFDAKNVLVATVDTQRHSFTDEQGREFFDRLTARLKSLPMVRSVTFATVTPLGGARESQGFEIPGKQTASGKRIFSIATNSIGPDYFQTMGIPLRKGRDFTDQEIQGKTMPAAIINETMAKMFWPQQNPVGKNIRLSDGPELEIVGIANDIQYYSIGEDPQPYVYTTPATVFIGQMTIHIRTTGDPSKLAQTIIREIAAVDQNVAPYDVMPFLTLRWLQLFPLRALATVAGFLGMLALILTAIGIYGVLSYAVTQRTKEIGVRIALGATPGSILQLILSQGMTFVLIGAAAGLTGAFFVTRFLSFLLFQISPTDSISFLIVTALLAVIAILASVIPARRAMRIEPTITLRYE
- a CDS encoding methyltransferase domain-containing protein, coding for MKQVLATHDLDYVRSILREYYGRHLKSKSDLSQKACCIDESQKRFKDILELIPEDVKARHYGCGCPVPEDDLTGLRVLDLGSGAGVDAFILSYLVGPSGFVYGIDMTDEQLEIANGYAPTVMKRFGYSETNVHFEKDFIEVAGSIPDQSIDIVISDCVINLSPRKDLVFKTIFRVLKDGGEFYVSDIASDRRVPDSIRNNPEMLAECLGGAEYEHDWFDVMKDCGFQDPRTVSRMEVQRDVLGEPIVFYSMTVRGFRFVDPLDRRCEDYGQIATYKGNIPGLRARFALDNHHIFESHRPVPVCRNTARMLQESRLGRYFDVTPSIRHFGLFDCAPTTNSTDTKSPCC